In Lolium rigidum isolate FL_2022 chromosome 7, APGP_CSIRO_Lrig_0.1, whole genome shotgun sequence, the DNA window CTACTCGttgcccaccgccgccgcgccgtagagctgctgccgccgccagcTCCTCCACCTCCTGCGTGCGTCGCCGGCTCACCGCCACCACCGTCCCCGTTCTACTCGATACTGTCTGCAATCTTGGCCATTGGTGAGCTTCTTGCCATCCGGTGATCAGTCAAACCACACTGACTTCCACGAGATTTCGGGTGTGCCGGCGGCGCACACCCGGCCGGCACGCCGTCCAGATCCGCCCCTCATAGAGCGATGTTCCAGATGAGGCTCCTTCTGCTTGCCGCCGTGAGCATCGTGTTCGCCAACCTGCAGTTCCTGCGAGCACACGGGATGGAGCTGCTCTTGAGCTGCGGCTCCAATGCCACCGCCGACGCCGACGGCCGGAGATGGGTCGGCGACATGGCCCCCGGACTGAACTTCACCCTGAGCAGCCCGGGGATCGCCGCTCTCTTGGCCGGGAGCAGCAATGGCACCCAAGTCTTCGGGCCGGTGTACCGCTCCGCGCGTCTCTTCACCACGGCGGCTTGGTATGACTTCGCCGTGCTGCCGGGGAACTACTGCGTCAGGCTACATTTCTTCCCCGCCACGTTCGGGAACTTCAGCGCCAACAGTTCGGTGTTCGATGTCGTCGCGAATCAGTTCAAGCTGGTCTCGAAGTTCAACGTGTCGGAGGAGGTTGTTTGGAGGAGCTCCGTGAGCGGTTCTGCCGTCACCGCAGTTGTCAAGGAGTATTTTCTTGTGGTCGATACTCATCAACTGCAGATCGAGTTTGGTCCGAGCCCTGGGTCATTCGCCTTTGTGAATGCCATCGAGGTGATGCTCACTCCGGACAACTCCTTCAACGACACGGTGAGCAGAGTTGGTGGTGTAGATGCTTCTGAATTAAGCAGCCGAGCTGTTGAGACTATGTACCGGCTGAATATTGGAGGGCCTGCACTTGCGTCTTCACTTGATCAGTACCTGCATAGACCATGGCACACTGATGAGGCATTCATGTTCTCTGCGAATGCTGCTTTGACCGTGTCCAACACTTCAGGCATAAGGTATGTCTCGAGCAATGACTCCTCGATTGCTCCCATTGATGTCTAtgagaccgcaagaatcatgagcAACAACATGGTTGTGGACAAGCGGTTCAATGTGACATGGAGATTCTTTGTCCACCCCAATTTTGATTACTTGGTCCGCCTTCATTTCTGTGAGCTTGTCTACGACAAGTCCAGCCAGAGGGTTTTCAAGATCTACATCAACAACAAGACAGCTGCTGAGAACTACGATGTGTATGCTAGGGCCGGGGGTATCAACAAGGCATATCATGAGGACTACTTCGACAGCTTGCCGCAGCAGGTAGACTCACTTTGGCTTCAGCTAGGCCCAGACTCCATGACAAGTGCTTCAGGCACTGATGCGCTTCTCAATGGTTTGGAGATTTTCAAGCTCAGCAAAAATGATAAGCTTGATTATGTGCTTGGTCATAttgacatgggaaaccataggaggAATTCCAAGGGTGGGAAGAGGATAAGTTTATGGGAGGAACTTGTTATTGGCTCGGCCGCTTTTGTGGCGCTGGCAAGTGTTGTTCTGTTCTCATGGTGCTATGTAAGAAAGAAACGAAAAGCTGCCCACAAGGAGGTCCCTGCCGGTTGGCATCCTCTGGTGCTTCATGAGGCTATGAAAAGTACTACAGATGCCCGCGCATCCACTAAAGCACCCTTGACACGCAATTCATCTTCCATTGGTCATAGGATGGGCAGACGATTCAGCATCGTTGATATTAGGGCTGCCACAAAGAACTTTGACGAGTCATTGGTCATTGGTTCTGGAGGTTTTGGCAAGGTTTACAAGGGTGAGGTTGATGAGGGCATCACAGTGGCAATCAAGCGTGCTAATTCATTATGTGGCCAGGGTCTGAAAGAATTTGAAACAGAGATTGAGATGCTCTCCAAGCTCAGGCACCGGCACCTTGTTGCAATGATTGGATATTGTGAAGAGCAGAAGGAGATGATTCTGGTCTATGAATACATGGCCAAGGGGACATTGCGAAGCCATCTTTATGGAAGTGGCCTCCCACCTTTGACATGGAAGCAACGGATTGATGCCTGCATTGGCGCGGCCCGTGGGCTTCACTACCTTCACACTGGAGCTGACCGAGGTATAATTCATAGGGATGTAAAGACTACTAACATCCTGTTGGATAAGAACTTTGTTGCAAAAATAGCAGACTTTGGTTTGTCGAAAACTGGGCCAACATTGGACCAGACCCATGTTAGTACAGCAATTAGGGGAAGCTTCGGGTACCTTGATCCTGAGTACTTCCGAAGGCAGCAATTGACACAAAAGTCTGATGTCTATTCTTTTGGAGTGGTGCTATTTGAAGTT includes these proteins:
- the LOC124675456 gene encoding probable receptor-like protein kinase At1g30570, whose product is MELLLSCGSNATADADGRRWVGDMAPGLNFTLSSPGIAALLAGSSNGTQVFGPVYRSARLFTTAAWYDFAVLPGNYCVRLHFFPATFGNFSANSSVFDVVANQFKLVSKFNVSEEVVWRSSVSGSAVTAVVKEYFLVVDTHQLQIEFGPSPGSFAFVNAIEVMLTPDNSFNDTVSRVGGVDASELSSRAVETMYRLNIGGPALASSLDQYLHRPWHTDEAFMFSANAALTVSNTSGIRYVSSNDSSIAPIDVYETARIMSNNMVVDKRFNVTWRFFVHPNFDYLVRLHFCELVYDKSSQRVFKIYINNKTAAENYDVYARAGGINKAYHEDYFDSLPQQVDSLWLQLGPDSMTSASGTDALLNGLEIFKLSKNDKLDYVLGHIDMGNHRRNSKGGKRISLWEELVIGSAAFVALASVVLFSWCYVRKKRKAAHKEVPAGWHPLVLHEAMKSTTDARASTKAPLTRNSSSIGHRMGRRFSIVDIRAATKNFDESLVIGSGGFGKVYKGEVDEGITVAIKRANSLCGQGLKEFETEIEMLSKLRHRHLVAMIGYCEEQKEMILVYEYMAKGTLRSHLYGSGLPPLTWKQRIDACIGAARGLHYLHTGADRGIIHRDVKTTNILLDKNFVAKIADFGLSKTGPTLDQTHVSTAIRGSFGYLDPEYFRRQQLTQKSDVYSFGVVLFEVACARPVIDPTVPKDQINLAEWAMRWQRQRSLEAIVDPQLDGDYSPESLKKFGDIAEKCLADDGRTRPSMGEVLWHLEYVLQLHEAYKRNLDCESFGSSELGFADMSFSMPHIREGEEEHHSKQSGIREDSAP